A part of Solenopsis invicta isolate M01_SB chromosome 2, UNIL_Sinv_3.0, whole genome shotgun sequence genomic DNA contains:
- the LOC105207559 gene encoding actin-binding Rho-activating protein-like (The RefSeq protein has 1 substitution compared to this genomic sequence) has translation MSSVMYESLGAKVAMFNQYANKHKDKQSKNPFTSGLNIEKPKFSKEEYGRPEAGSLSDIRGRKANAHVLKEILELCEIISQEGTPCRDQPDVIGITFGDIFNIYTNISSKAVGLLLRARKQKYLEFEGECLFQRRDDDVPIFLVKPIEEIRQEYRRRLEETQYDALDS, from the exons ATGTCTTCAGTAATGTAT GAATCTTTGGGAGCCAAGGTCGCTATGTTCAACCAGTATGCCAACAAACATAAAGATAAGCAGAGTAAAAATCCGTTCACTTCTGGTCTAAATATCGAAAAGCCAAAATTCTCGAAGGAGGAATATGGCAG ACCAGAAGCAGGTTCCTTGTCCGATATACGCGGTCGCAAAGCAAACGCTCATGTCTTGAAGGAAATTCTGGAGCTTTGTGAAATCATTAGCCAAGAAGGCACACCCTGCCGAGATCAACCAGACGTAATTGGCATCACGTTcggcgatatttttaatatttatactaatattaGCAGCAAATGCGTAGGACTGCTGTTGAGAGCAAGGAAACAGAAGTATTTAGAATTTGAAGGCGAATGTCTGTTTCAG AGGAGAGACGATGATGTACCAATATTTTTAGTCAAACCCATCGAAGAAATTCGTCAGGAATACAGACGACGACTTGAGGAAACTCAATATGATGCACTGGATAGTTAA
- the LOC105207559 gene encoding actin-binding Rho-activating protein-like isoform X1 — MEYYSDSEEESLGAKVAMFNQYANKHKDKQSKNPFTSGLNIEKPKFSKEEYGRPEAGSLSDIRGRKANAHVLKEILELCEIISQEGTPCRDQPDVIGITFGDIFNIYTNISSKCVGLLLRARKQKYLEFEGECLFQRRDDDVPIFLVKPIEEIRQEYRRRLEETQYDALDS; from the exons GAATCTTTGGGAGCCAAGGTCGCTATGTTCAACCAGTATGCCAACAAACATAAAGATAAGCAGAGTAAAAATCCGTTCACTTCTGGTCTAAATATCGAAAAGCCAAAATTCTCGAAGGAGGAATATGGCAG ACCAGAAGCAGGTTCCTTGTCCGATATACGCGGTCGCAAAGCAAACGCTCATGTCTTGAAGGAAATTCTGGAGCTTTGTGAAATCATTAGCCAAGAAGGCACACCCTGCCGAGATCAACCAGACGTAATTGGCATCACGTTcggcgatatttttaatatttatactaatattaGCAGCAAATGCGTAGGACTGCTGTTGAGAGCAAGGAAACAGAAGTATTTAGAATTTGAAGGCGAATGTCTGTTTCAG AGGAGAGACGATGATGTACCAATATTTTTAGTCAAACCCATCGAAGAAATTCGTCAGGAATACAGACGACGACTTGAGGAAACTCAATATGATGCACTGGATAGTTAA